In Candidatus Hadarchaeales archaeon, the genomic stretch GGAAGGGTGAAGACCATCTTTTCGGTGCTCGGTCTTAGGGGTCGGCTGACTGAAGCTTCCGTCTCTGGGTGCGGGGAGCTCAATCCTTTAGAGAACGATCCTAAGCTCCTGACGGTGGGGATTGGAACGAGGATCCTCCTCAACGGAGCCATGGGGTACATCATGGGGGTAGGAACGCGTTTCTCCAAAGAAAAACCCAATCTCTCCTTGACAGCGGATATGAAGGGAATGATCCCGAAGTTCATGGGCGGTTTTGTCACCTCGGCTGGACCAGAGTGCATCACCTCCGTAGCCATGGCCATACCCGTCTTGAACGAAGAGGTCTTCAAGGGATTGAAGGTGAGGGACGAGGAAGTGGAACTTCCCATTGCCGACGTGAGGGACAGGGTACCCTTCGAGCACACCCAATACTCCAAGGTCTGGAAGGGAGTCGATCTGAAGGTGGAGTATCTGCCATCCTCATGCGCCGAGCACAAAGCCTGCCCCGTGGAGAGGAAATGTCCTACGGGCGCTTTCAGAAAAGGAAAGGGAATTGACCTGGAAAGGTGCTTCGATTGCGGGACCTGTATACAGCTCTGCCCCTCCTCTTTCCGCGGAAAATTGGGAACATTGCCCGTCGGGAACAGGGAGGTACCCATCACCCTTCGACAATCCTGTAGAAGGAAAGCCGTGGAACTTGCTGAACTCCTCAAGAAGAAAATCTTGGAAGGAGAGTTCCTCCTTTCCGAACCCTTGCAACCACTGGGAGGATGAGGCGTGGGATCCTACACTCTCGTCTGCTTAGAATGCGGCCTCAAGATGGAAGACCGCCTTCAGAATTGGTGTCCCCTTGGGCACGATGCTCTCCTCAGGAGCGAATACCGGGAAAGGAAACTGAAGGTGAAGAACTTTCAGGCATGTGGAAGTTTTTGGAGTGGCTCCCCTGCACTTCCCCCTTGCCTACGGAGGGAGAGGTCCTTACCTACAAGAGCGAAGGATTGGCCAGGGAGCTAGGGCTCAAGGACCTCTACATAAGCTTCAGCGGTTATTGGCCCGAACGTGGGGCGAAACTCATGAGTTGTTCCTTCAAGGAACTCGAGGCTTCTTCCGTGCTGGCCAGAACCAAGGAGAGGAGCAGGGGAATCATGGTAGTTGCTTCTGCCGGCAACACGGCGAGGGCTTTTGCCCTCCTCTCAGAAAAGACCTCCGTCCAAGTGATGGCGGTAGTTCCCCGCCCGTATTTGTCCAGGATATGGGTACCGGGGGAGAAACCCTCCCACTTCCTGTTGCTGGGAGCGGAAGGAGGATACCGGGAAGCCATCCAATGGGTCGAGAGGATCTCTAGACTTGAAGGCACGATAGCGGAGGGAGGGGCTAGGAACGTGGGGAGAAGGGATGGAATAGGTACCCTTCTTCTAAGTGCCGTGCTCGAGATGGGGAGACTTCCAGATCATTACTTCCAGGCGGTGGGAAGTGGGGTGGGAGCCCTTGCCGTATTGGAGGCTTCTCTCAGGCTTCTGGCCGATGGAGGTTTCGGGAAAAAACTCCCTAGGCTCCATCTTTCCCAGAACCTACCCTTCGCCCCCATGTTTCACGCTTGGAAAGAAGGCAGGAATAGGATCTTACCTGAGCTGGACCTCCCTTCCCCGGAAGAAGCCGAGAAGGAAATGTACGCTACCATCCTCTCCAACCCCTCCCCACCTTATTCCGTGAAAGGTGGAGTATATGAAGCACTGAGAATGAGCGGGGGGAGGATGTACGGAATCTCCAACAAGGAAGCCCTCGAGGCATGGAAATGGGTGCGAGAGGAGGAAGGCATAGACTTAGATCCGGCCGCCTCCGTGGCGGTAGCTTCCCTCGTCCAGGCAGTAGAAGAAGGAGAGGTGAAAGAAGAAGAGATGGTGCTCCTCAACTTGAGTGGGGGTGGTTACGAGAGGATCAGGGAAGATTTTTCACTTTCCCCCATAGAACCTTCTCTGATCCTAAACAAGGATACTTCTCTTGAGGAAGTGAAGGAAGTCATGAAAGGGTGGTGTTCCCTTGCTCGCTGAGAAACTTCTGCAGATACTCGAGGAGGAGGGGATCAACCTCGTTCCCTATTTACCATGTGAAAAAATCCGTTATCTCCTCCACCTCCTCCACTCCAGGCCTATCCTCCATCCCCTCCTCCTGAACAGGGAAGAGGATGGAATAGGAATAGGTGGAGGATCCTATCTCGTTGGGGGAAAGCCAGCACTCCTCATCCAGAGCTCGGGCCTGGGCAATTCTCTGAATGCCCTTCTTTCCCTCTCCGTCACTTACGGTCTCCCCCTTCCCATTCTGGCCAGCTG encodes the following:
- a CDS encoding methanogenesis marker 16 metalloprotein, with translation MKTVEEINRRIREGKAVVMTAEEFKKAAESGLSPQEVDVVTCATCALMSGTFALLSIPVAERGKFEKAEKVWLNGVPAFPGPCPNERLGIVEAIVYGTSRSELSPGKYGGGHLFRELVEGKEVEVEVRAGGKKFMREVRLEEMELARIFTSRSAFRNYMAFVHGGKGRVKTIFSVLGLRGRLTEASVSGCGELNPLENDPKLLTVGIGTRILLNGAMGYIMGVGTRFSKEKPNLSLTADMKGMIPKFMGGFVTSAGPECITSVAMAIPVLNEEVFKGLKVRDEEVELPIADVRDRVPFEHTQYSKVWKGVDLKVEYLPSSCAEHKACPVERKCPTGAFRKGKGIDLERCFDCGTCIQLCPSSFRGKLGTLPVGNREVPITLRQSCRRKAVELAELLKKKILEGEFLLSEPLQPLGG
- a CDS encoding cysteate synthase, encoding MRPQDGRPPSELVSPWARCSPQERIPGKETEGEELSGMWKFLEWLPCTSPLPTEGEVLTYKSEGLARELGLKDLYISFSGYWPERGAKLMSCSFKELEASSVLARTKERSRGIMVVASAGNTARAFALLSEKTSVQVMAVVPRPYLSRIWVPGEKPSHFLLLGAEGGYREAIQWVERISRLEGTIAEGGARNVGRRDGIGTLLLSAVLEMGRLPDHYFQAVGSGVGALAVLEASLRLLADGGFGKKLPRLHLSQNLPFAPMFHAWKEGRNRILPELDLPSPEEAEKEMYATILSNPSPPYSVKGGVYEALRMSGGRMYGISNKEALEAWKWVREEEGIDLDPAASVAVASLVQAVEEGEVKEEEMVLLNLSGGGYERIREDFSLSPIEPSLILNKDTSLEEVKEVMKGWCSLAR